In Nymphalis io chromosome 30, ilAglIoxx1.1, whole genome shotgun sequence, the genomic stretch TTTCCAGATCCCCAACTTCTAAATGCGGCCAATATTGCCCAGGAGAGAGAGtaagtgttataattataattttataagaaatttaaatatatattgcctGGCGTctccaaatattttaatgttttctctTTCTGGCATCATCTCTATCCATCTCATTATCTCTATCCATCTCTCTTTTTCTAAACGCATCATTCAATTAATTCCAGACATATTCAAGAGCACATGGAAGTACCGATAGACACATCGAAGATGACCGAACAGGAACTACAGTTTCATTATTTCAAAATGCACGatgctgataataataataaattggacGGATGCGAGCTGATTAAAAGCTTAATTCATTGGCATGGTGagttaattcatttattatattaaaaaaaaaaaattggtggcagttttgaaaaaattatgatatttaagtATACTATATCGTAGTGCTACCAGTTCATCAACTCAATCGGTTTTGaggaattgtttttaaaatcaattgcaagttttcatacatattaatagtttaagttatatatatagcttgTAAATTATACTGTTGAGATCaattgaaaatatcaaaatattattaaaaatatcaatattatatgtaacatataCTTGGATAAACAAACATGGGTCGTCTGTGTAGTTATCAGCCAGTCATGATTACATTAATATCAATTGAGACAAAAAATGGGggtgtgttgtttttttataagcttattttgTGGGGTTATTTGTTTTAGggatttttttgtgtttgtcgctttgatttattgtatattatcatTTCATTTCTATGTACCGCTGTCATTCATCAGAACAAGGTCATAATCAACAACAACAGCAGCAACAACAGCAGGGCTCCCCTCCTGTGGGCGAGAAAATTTTTAAAGATGACGAGTTAATCAATTTGATAGATCCAATATTAAACATGGACGATCATAATCGCGATGGTTTCATAGATTACCCTGAATTCATTAGAGCGCAACAGAAGAATcaaaataaggaaaataattaatttcttgcgatattttttttaatgtgggagttttttttgttgtatggCAACATTGATttgaaaacgttactttgtacatttttatgtatgtatacgtatatttttataagtttttctttattatatatagatataatattgaaaaaaaaaaaaaaaatcgtttgatAATTTCACGTATTTTTTTGAGTCGACACTTTCAAATGAGGCGAAATATGAACATATACTCGAAAATGTGTGATGCATTTGTGGATctttatatatgatttaaatatactattttgtgccctaaaatatgtaataatattcaagGTTGTCATTTCATAGTTTAACAAAGCccacaaataaagaaaaaaaaaaaaatctcgaaacacttaatttttattttacggcTCTGGATGCAAGTTATTTGAGCCGAACATCgatttttaatgtcaattaaTAAATGCATCGCTATTTCATAAGATTTAGTAATACATTacaatcaattattaaaaagcaaaagACTTAGGGATTCCTAGGTATTTGTTAGGTGAATTATTCAAATTCACTGGTGCTGAAAAGCCTTTTTATcctttcttattattattttataatgataagcGAATTAACTTTACTAGCTGAAAGTAAAGcttgtatatatacaaattctaATATAGTCTGTAGCATTTGTAAAACCctattgttttaatttcgtGTCACTTAAAAGTGCGCCGATGCATTTGTCAAAATGAGGGTATGTTGAAGTTTCGCTTCTGTCAAGTCAGTATTGCCATACATATAAATCGGTAGTTTTTGGACTCTGTTAgtgttaagaattttttttatatatatatataaagtcgatgtatattttgttcggaTGTGCTTCCAAACTTTTTGAtcgaatattatttagtatttatttaaactttgagtttttctttttaattatctttaatttagttttttcttaattacaaTCGAATTTTTTAGtctcattttttttcttttaacttagttttcttttttaatttcgtattatttagaatctctttattaaatattttttcgctTCTTTTCAAAATggtcacaattttattttatttcaactaaaGTGccacaaaatatttgtaaaatatttaaaaaaaaaatatgtacataaatatattgttttaaaacttaGTTTTCTCCTtgatatagaaaattaaataaaaataatattcaatgagaaagtgaatatattatataaaaagatgtgcatttttattccaatataagtatattttatctgtcatatatttgcttataatatattagggCTCGATTAACCGAATCAATAGCACgatatatagaataaaacagatatcaaaatattttcagtatatataaataaaataagtttctaCGTATGAAAAATGCATATTAACTGCATGTTTGATTTAAGCTAATAGCTCTGCGATACTGtatactacaaacagttctcgattaatatctatatttataatacaacactattccacttagctacttataaaaacttttgaattCCAAAGATCCGACTAATCCGATAACTAATTCGctgacattcaaaacgccattctAAAACCGTAGATTATTAATATCGCGGCCATGTTATGttatgtcatgtcatgtcatgtcaaTGCAAGGTCAAGATTGTTTCTTTATTCCCGCCATTGGAATGGATATATATTCATCGGTTATAGCTTCAAGCAGCTGTACTCAATCTGCGACCCGGCGGGTATTGTGGTTGGCACACTTGACTTTACtttgaactattttaaatttcaacggTTTTTAAtaacacctaaataatttgaattgaaaCTGCTTGTGGTCAAACACTGCACAGTGTTCGAAACGTAATGAAATGataaaacattgttaaaatatacgcgatcagctcatagttgtttaatttaatttgtaacaatcccgaaacctaagaaatcattacgtaaatattttttgtttgcgtCCGCGTCACCATGGCTAACGTGTTTGTGGTTCGTATAAAGAAAAGTTTGAGTATCACTTTTTTAGAGGATGAACGAGTTactgtaattacagtcacataGAGCATACCATAGCCAATAGAGACACGCTATTATTGGCAGTCTATTGACAGTGTCATATGTCGCTTACGATTATTTCAAGGCGAAGGCCTTCcttccttccttcttaagtccacgcgagctggttctcgatgtcaccgcctaactgtgacatcaattccatcgcgaacaaataaatttggcaactcctttctttgtcgcacttccaaaaaatggaattccttaccagctcacgtattcccctcctcttacaacccgggttccttcaaacgaggcgtgaagaggcatcttgcgggccggcaaggcgaaggcggctagtgcagaacgtttttcccgtctgtactggccgtcgtcgcatttggactctactaccacttaccatcaggtggagtagagtcatttgccctcccggcgatataaaaaaaaaaaaaaaatgaagaagcCGTCAATTTGCTTAAAGAGaaacaaaacttattcaaaatatagattaataaattatatttaattcaatatatggTTTAAAATGTCGTCAGACTAAAAAACACTTACTTAAATCCGTTACGGGATTTCGGTTAATCGATTCTACTGAACATGCCTTTTATGTACATTGTGTTTATTGTATGTTTAATCTGTTGTAAATATCATGACCATAGACACGCATTGCTATCTATTGGAAAATAATCATCTGGTAATTTTtgagattattataaaatactcgaTTTTCGTTTGTATATTGGAATCAttctatcatattatttatatttaaatatatatatatatatagttgcgttttattataatgtctATTACACAAGACTATCTTACACGGTCACAgaaaaacagataataaatatgaatatgaaaatatcaTTTGGCAACAACCAAATGATATTTTCGTAGTGTTATGTGTGCAATGTTTTGTCTATGGTTTTTAAGGTTGTGTCGTCTAAGTATGGaatgttattgataaaataaaaaataaatttatacaatgatttgtcgttttattgctttttttggATTGCTAATGCCtcaaggtataaaatataagtaagttttataatttcgatattaaaaaaaatgcgttgTATGCTATATTTTTACGGCCACCAATCGAAAACCTTTTCCATCACGCACGTTACATTTAGAACTATTTCATTGGTTGTTAATTTCCCGCTAAATCAGAAAAGTgacattatttagtaattgtgTGCTTCAATTTGTTATAAACTCGAATGATTCGTTGGTcctattatttaacttataaggCCGTAGATCTCAAGGTTTAACCCTGAATCTCAGATAGCATTCCCGAATCTGGAAgtttgaagtgtgtacactcccgtggctCAGAATACACGATAAATCGTGGGTCTTGCACATGAATTATTTTGAATCGTGTCGGGTTTGCCCTACAATATGTACCAATCAGTAATATCTATTACGCCTGATGCGTTATAATAGTGAAGttgaaagttatatatattgctatgatgaaataaaaagtaattaaaaaataccacCAAAATCGTGATATTGAcgtgatatgaattataaatgataaatcatTTAAGAACTgagttttttattgttgtatcaAGCACATTAAATACTGTGTGCTGTGAGGAAAACCCTACTATATGACTGGGGtaagttatttcaatttattcatatatttagatAAGTAATTAACAGACATATGTTCTCACGGTGTTACCATTTAGATATACACGAATAAAATGAAGTGTTAATATATTGCATAGTTTTGTTATATAGCGATACTCTAATGTTTAATATGGATTCACGTGGTTGGAGTGCTTTGTGTAAGcgctactactggtggtagtcATCATTATTGTGACGCCAAACAATgatgcttagtattgttatgttttggtTGGCAGAGCGAATGACTATGCAACTACAGGATCAAAGGACATGATATTCTAGTTCCCAAGCTTTGGCGGTATAAATTGTtactatttactggtggtagggctttgtgcaagctcgtctggataggtaccacccactcatcagatattctaccgcaaaacagcaatacttgatattgttgtgttccggtttgaagggtgagtgagccagtgtaattacaggcacaagggacataaaatcttagttcccaaggttggtggcgcattggctataagcgatggttgacatttcttacaatgccaatgtctaagagcgtttggtgaccacttaccatcaggtggcccatatgctcgtccaccttcctattctataaaaaaaaaaaaaattattatagtaacaatttatttgaagTCACTACTTACTATTTAGTATCTACTAggtgaaagccgagatggcccagtgttaagaacgcggtaatcttaaccgatgatcgtggatcaaacccgggcaagcaccactgaatttgaacggtgaagggaaacatcgtgaggaaatgcatgtgtcaaattttactgaaattctgccacatgtgtattccaccaacccgcattggagccgcgtggtggaataagcttcaaaccttctcctcaaaagggagaggaggccttaacccaacTGAGATATTCACTAGGTTCTTCAATAGCTAGTCTGcctaaatgttttaaattaaaaaaaagcatataaGGTAACGTTTGAGTAAAGCTCCTAAGTGTATGGACAATGGAGTTAGGAAGAAGTAGCTTGTGTATAAAAAGTGTTCCgcaaaatgtatgaaatttagAAGGTACAGGTTAAAGTTTGAAGGAACGCGCCAATACTCGGTAGAGTGAAACGGAACTAGAGAAAGACACATTAAAAAGGCgctaatgtaaaattattctgttaatcaaatttaaaaatcgcaATAAAAACGccttaatttaagaaaattgtttcataagccgagatggcccagtggtaagaacgcgtgaatcttaaccgatgatcgtgggttcaaacccgggcaagcaccactgaattttcatgtgcttaatttaatttgtgattataattcatctcgtgctttacggtgaaggaaaacatcgtgaggaaacctgcatgtgtctaatttcactgaaattctgccacatgtgaattctaccaacccgcattggagcagcgtggtggaataagctccaaaccttctcctcaaaaagaggagaggaggcctttagcccagcagtgggacaaaaTTGTCTCCATTAGGCAAGTTAGTCTAAACTTACCGCTGTCTGAATACTGAAATAACCCATTTAAAATAACCGTTGGCTACAGTAGCGCCATTCTGGCAATTTATGGAAcctttatttcatacatttcgGTTCGCTTTCTGGTGAATATGATATTACTTACCTCTAAAATACATAGTGTAATGCTTATATTGATAAAAGATtttgacataataaaatagttataagaCATATGACACAGactgacattattataatatatatactggtggtagagctttgtgcaagctcgtctgggtaggtaccacccactcatcagatattctaccgcgaagcagcagtacttgttattattgtgttccggtttgaaggatgttagctagtgtaattacaggcacaagggacataacatcttagttcccaaggttggtggcgcattggtgatgtaattaATGGTTAACATgtcgtacaatgccaatgtctatgggcgttggtggccacttactatcaggtggcccatatgctcgtccgccttcctattctataaaatatatatacattttagatAAGTGTAACTTAGATTTAAGCTTTGATTACAAATAGTTTAGTTACTTAacctaaaacttattttttttaataatctttcaGATCAAGTAGACGCGAATCATTCGGTTTACACGGACGGACAAATTGAGGCTGTTTTAGAAAAGGCGCTTAAACACACAGACATCAACAATGACGGATATGTTGATTATTTAGAATACAGGATTAGTATGATAAAAGGAAAAATGAAGTAACTTTTCTGAGTTTTTTCCTGAAGACTAAGTTTTttctattagtattattattataacatagtaTTAGTATAGCCATTCACAAGAGTTTTTccaatttaactatatataataaacttcttTTTCACATTTAAcggtttttcaattaattaaatataagtgtattatatatatattatttataatattaaatattgatttctgTTATGGatcaaataaaaggtttttagCTAGTTTGTTATGTGTATCTATTATATGATATCCTCCGGACCGGtttcggccaaggcggccaGTTTCAagaagattagccaactgcgcaggaaatataACAGTGCATGAGTGTGTGCgtgaacacaggtgcactctctattccctaattctcataacccaatgacggcaatccgacacgactggaaagagttcaggtgcatgACCAAagcctttacgtgctttccaaggcggTACATCTattcactagaccaacgaggcagtctgcCTCAGCCCGATCAACAACTGAGGCGTTAAAGCCGCGGGTGGGCCTTAGCCTGGTCCAGTAAAATTCTCCAGTCCGATCTATTCGTGGCTTTCCTTCTCCAATTTGTCACCCCTAAGATCTTGTTGCCTCAGcccggtagctttacatttaatgcTGTAAcataattcaaaagtgctcttACAAgtcttgaataaagaattatttgattttattggaCTGCTTTTGTATTTAAGGGTGCTTTATGGCGTTTGTTTGGTGGGTGGAATTATTGAGGTGagtctaaaataatatacattcataTAGAATGCTCGTTGAATTTATTCTTATGAGTGTTTGCTTacgtttttaattgtaaatatgttgtcaaacattgataaaaaaattaaactttcaaCTGATTTTCACCCATCATTTCACTGATTTTCCGAACGCCACAGAAGGGTTTTGTTCTTCGCGTGTATGTTGTATGTATATCCGAAAGCATTAATTATTAACCGTATTAACTTCAGCAGCAGGCGGGACCGAATTGCAAATTATAAATCTAAGAAAATTAATAGTTTCTGCTTGTTACTAAGCTTAATGCGGCTACTCAACTTAGGCTATCGGCTCATAGTCTGTTAAACCGAATTAGgggttactttatttatattttttttgttgtctttTTAATgcataacttttaaattgcCTTTTTTGAAATCGGGTTTTTGttgttaacaatttttaatatttataatataatataatatgaatattttaccaAATTCAGCattgaataaatgtaatttggcacttttcttttaataattttaatatcctgtgacattattcacacatggccatctgattccaaactaagcagagcttttactatggaaaccagacaactgatatactacatatactacttttcttttgtaaatacactcttatatagataattacacccagacttaggacaaataGACAAGTTcaagcacacaaatgtctgtcctgggtgggaatcgaaccacaCCTTCCGCGTGAAAGGCcgaatctaccaaccacgccaaccggctcgtcatatttAACATTCATGGTTTGTCGTTGCAGTCAGTCTTTGGAGACCTTCACAACccatttatttgaaaagtaatTCCTCAAACCGACATttcagttattaaaatatagacaCCGCGTTCATGAcagtcttatttaattaaacagacATATCATTCACTATATCTaggtttatataatacttagtcTTTTCAtagcttttattaataattgttggtgaccacttaccgtcaagtGAGTTGTATGTGTGCGTGCGTAAAaacatagttaaataatatatatacgaatccgaaacagcctgtgaatgtcccactgctgggctaatggcctcctctcctcattttgaggagacggttttggagcttattccaccacgctgctccaatgcgggttggtggaatacacatgtggcagaatttcagtgaaattagacacatgcaggtttcctcacgatgttttccttcaccgtaaagcacgagatgaattataatcacaaattaagcacatgaaaattcaatggtgcttgcccgggtttgaacccacgatcatcggttaagattcacgcgttcttaccactgggccatctctgggCCATATATAtgtgcattattattattggtctttaatctttgtaaagtaacagcctgtgaatgtcccactgctgggctaaggcctcttcttcttcttttttttttgaggaggaggtttggagcttattccaccgcgctgctccattgttggtggaatacacatgtggcagaatttcagtgaaataagatacatgcaggtttcctcgtgatgttttccttcaccgtaaagcacgagatgagttataaacacgaattaagcacatgaaaattcagtggtgcttgtatATACCTGATATATACACTGGCGTAGATCTTACGTGCAACCTTGGGGCACTgtcaataataacttatgaaagatatcgagatgagaTTATAGACAAttattagtactttttatagttttaacatatttctaaattattaattttatgaattaaaacttTGCAGAACCAAATGGCAAGGAGAAAGAGGTGCTGCTTAAATACAAGGATGAAGATCTCCAGGAAATAGTTGAAGGTGCATTAAAACAGGCGGATAAAAATAATGACGGTTATATTGACTATGTTGAATATAGATCAGTGACAACATAACAGAATGGCTGATATTTATTAACTGTAGtgaaagatatatatgtatatatatttaattttttttaatacgaagaTGGACGAACATATTGGCCACCTggtggcattgttagaaatgttaaccatcgcttatatcaccaatgcgccaccaaccttgggaactaagatgttatgtcccttgtgcctgtaattacactggctcaattcTGTAAgagctcacttcattactcaccagtGAAATGTCGACAACCGACTTATcgtgatatgctattttgatgcgtgtattgttaaaatggtattattattaatcaatgtCGCtaatcactttctgatatttcacgaccgttttttgTAGTTAGCCtagagtttgttcttacagaatagaatGCCTTTTGTCAATTCTAATCGTTTCTCATTTGTAAAAGAAAACCGACCTAGgttgatatgctattttgatgcttgtattTAAATGatcaattataatatctatAGCCTGTTCCAAAGACAAGAGGagtacagataaataaacaactttgacatcaaatggtggtagggctttgtgcaagctcctctgggtaagtaccacccactcatcagatattctaccgcaaaacagcaatacttgatattgttgtgttccggtttgaagggtgagtgagccagtgtaattacaggcacaaggaacataaaatcttagttcccaaggttggtggcgcattggctataagcgatggttgacatttcttataatgccaatgtctaagggcgtttggtgaccacttaccatcaggtggcccatatgctcgtccaccttcctattctataaaaaaaaaaaaaaattgatagaaGATCAAGGTCCGAGATCTTGAATTATCTGTGGTATTCATTATGAAAACTTTTACTTgcagaattaaattttatataagtagttaagtggaatagtgttatattgtaaataaagatatattaatcaacaaatgtttgtagtgcgtaatacagcagtgCTATTAGAAAATGGCAATATGTCAAATATGTCAACAaaaaggtttgtttatttttactaatttttcgATTGGAATATAATTCACGTTgtatatcactttttgacatttcaagaTCGCGTTCCGAGGTTAGTTTCGAGATTGTTCTAGCAGAATGCAACAGTTCTACAGTCCGTGAATATCATAGGGTtggtctttaataaaaaaataaatttctctcttttcgaaaacaatttattaatttttttagagaAATCTATCTCTCTTGTGTAAAATGAGATTGTCTGATCACACATACACACGTCTAATTAAGAATGACGTAGACGCGTTTGGCGTTTTCTCTCGATGACTTTTCTCATATaatttggcagaatattttacaATCAACTAGCGTTACAAggtttcgtaaataaataaataacacactcgatattattttatatttacattaatagaaacaaaaaaaacatattcaaacaattttatatatatggcagcacttacattatatttctaaattcaaataactaatgaaaaaaaaaatcatacattatattttttgagcAATATCGtagttttatttacagaaatactaaataatattttaatgtaaagatAGAATCTAAGCAAACTATAAATCATATTGAATTGTGATGAAAccattgtttatttacataaaatcacacgctatcattatataatatatcttatgaaacaaatataaggAAACTTActgtataacaatattaaaaaaaaagatccaaaatatatatatatatattttttttctatgtgtGTATTTGCAATCAGGCCCAAGGCTTTGAGCAAATTTGTTCAGTGATGCTGTCATGCGGAGTGGCTTCCCATTGGAAGCGTCTACTCATCTGCTGCCCAGAGCTACTGCCGGTCTTTTAGCTCTAGGATATGATGACGTTTTAGTCGTCTCACATACTGGTCCATGGTGAGTTGGCGAGCGAGTTCATTAGGGTGATGGATTAACCGGTCTTTGTATGTAGCTGCCAAACTCCGAATTTCCTTTTTGATTGTTCTCATTTCAAGGTGCTCGTGAACTTCCTTGTTGGTTATGTACCATGGTACTTTTGCAATTGTCCTTATGATCTTGTTCTCTTGGCGTTggagtatatttattttggaatcGCTTGCGCTGCCCCATAGTTGGAGACCGTATGTCTATATGAGTTTGTTGTCCAAAGAGAGTCTGGAGTTCCTTCCTAGCATCCAGTATAGGCTGTTGTACTTTAGCTGAAGCTCCTGTTTTTTACATTTGATGTGATGCCTCCCGGTTAATCTACGATCAATG encodes the following:
- the LOC126780108 gene encoding multiple coagulation factor deficiency protein 2 homolog isoform X2; protein product: MLRLLILAGFLQCTISQQYQQKVAPGVPPQNYQNYQQPPPPQPIQQQPPPQQQQYQQPPQQQQYQQPPQQQYQQQVPVQQMPVQNSHGNHGGHDPQLLNAANIAQEREHIQEHMEVPIDTSKMTEQELQFHYFKMHDADNNNKLDGCELIKSLIHWHEPNGKEKEVLLKYKDEDLQEIVEGALKQADKNNDGYIDYVEYRSVTT
- the LOC126780108 gene encoding multiple coagulation factor deficiency protein 2 homolog isoform X1, with translation MLRLLILAGFLQCTISQQYQQKVAPGVPPQNYQNYQQPPPPQPIQQQPPPQQQQYQQPPQQQQYQQPPQQQYQQQVPVQQMPVQNSHGNHGGHDPQLLNAANIAQEREHIQEHMEVPIDTSKMTEQELQFHYFKMHDADNNNKLDGCELIKSLIHWHEQGHNQQQQQQQQQGSPPVGEKIFKDDELINLIDPILNMDDHNRDGFIDYPEFIRAQQKNQNKENN